The genomic window GCGCGAAAATTGGAGAGACAAGTCTCTGCGCACTCCGGCTATCTATTGTTGTGGATCAGTTGTTTCTTTCCACGAAGTCACGTCCCCAACACAATTTTGGTCCGCGAATGCGCGCACGCAAGCACAAACCAGTCACACACACACGCACTCTCTCTCTCTGGCAGGAAGTTTCTGCCTACTGGAGTGAGCTCACTCGTGTCTGCGTAAGTACCTCCATTCTCTGCTTGAGTGAGAGACCCTCTGCCTATTCAACGTTAGCCAGCGTAACGCAACGGATTGGGCTGAAACATCTCGTAATTTTTCCGGAAATCGATGGATGGAACTGCATCGCTACCAGTGGGCAACGCACAACTTATATAAGAAACAGACAGAATTAGTCAAATCTAATTTACTGAAAAAACTTTCTTTACATTGctgtaatttttcatttagCCCTTGCATAAACCAACCAAttcataataaattcaaaaatgggTATCTTAGAACAATTAAAGAGAAAGTCTGGTGTTATTGTCGGTGACGATGTCGCTGCTTTGTTCGCTTACGCCAAGGAACACAAGTTCGCTATTCCAGCCATCAACGttacttcttcttctaccGTTGTTGCTGCTTTAGAAGCTGCTAGAGACAACAAGTCCCCAATCATCTTACAAACCTCCAACGGTGGTGCTGCTTACTTCGCTGGTAAGGGTGTCTCTAACGAAGGTCAAAACGCTTCCATCAAGGGTTCCGTTGCTGCTGCTCACTATATTAGATCCATTGCTCCAGCTTACGGTATCCCAGTTGTTCTACATTCTGACCACTGTGCCAAGAAATTGTTACCATGGTTCGATGGTATGTTGGAAGCTGATGAAGCTTACTTCAAGGTCCACGGTGAACCATTATTCTCCTCCCATATGTTGGATTTATCTGAAGAaactgatgaagaaaacatttcTACCTGTGTCAAGTACTTCAAGAGAATGGCTGCTATGCAACAATGGTTAGAAATGGAAATTGGTATCACTGGTGGTGAAGAAGATGGTGTCAACAACGAAAGTGCTGACAAGGAAGATTTATACACCAAGCCAGAACAAGTCTTCGCCGTTCACCAAGCTTTGGCTCCAATCTCTTCAAACTTCTCAATTGCATCAGCATTTGGTAACGTGCATGGTGTTTACGCTGGTACCATGGACTTAAGACCAGAAATCTTGGCTGACCAACAAGCTTACGCTGCTAAGCAATTGGGTCAACCAGCTGGTTCCAAGCCATTGAACTTCGTTTTCCACGGTGGTTCCGGTTCTACTGATGCTCAATTCCACACTGGTATTGATAACGGTGTTGTTAAGGTCAACTTAGATACCGATTGTCAATGGGCTTACTTAACTGGTATCAGAGACTACGTCTTAAATAAGAAGGACTACATTATGACTACTGTTGGTAACCCAACTGGTCCAGAAGCTCCAAACAAGAAATACTTCGACCCAAGAGTCTGGGTTAGAGAAGGTGAAAAGACCATGACCGCTAGAATTGCTCAAGCTTTGGCCATTTTCAGAACCCAAAACACTTTATAAATTGTTcatgaataattttatataatttatataagcttatataatttttaatgtatgtttttccaaattttataAAGTTTACGCAAGCCGGATGGTCGTTTGACGGACTATTGTTTTTTAGCCGCTTTTATTTAAACGTTCAAAATGAGCCCGAGCCAAGTTTCTATGTCAACAAGACTAAATATagtttatatttaaattgTTCTCCATATAGTATTATAGATTACTTTGGCCCATTTATGATTTTGGGCCAGACTAATGATTAACATCTACCCCTTTTGCGGGATATCCTCTATCTACTCTAATCAGGCCTGGGACGGATAGGATTTTTGGTCGATCCTAAGGGATTTCGGGCCTACCCTACCTTTTTTAATCCCTAGTGAAAGTCTTCAATCCAATCCT from Naumovozyma dairenensis CBS 421 chromosome 3, complete genome includes these protein-coding regions:
- the FBA1 gene encoding fructose-bisphosphate aldolase FBA1 (similar to Saccharomyces cerevisiae FBA1 (YKL060C); ancestral locus Anc_2.577) encodes the protein MGILEQLKRKSGVIVGDDVAALFAYAKEHKFAIPAINVTSSSTVVAALEAARDNKSPIILQTSNGGAAYFAGKGVSNEGQNASIKGSVAAAHYIRSIAPAYGIPVVLHSDHCAKKLLPWFDGMLEADEAYFKVHGEPLFSSHMLDLSEETDEENISTCVKYFKRMAAMQQWLEMEIGITGGEEDGVNNESADKEDLYTKPEQVFAVHQALAPISSNFSIASAFGNVHGVYAGTMDLRPEILADQQAYAAKQLGQPAGSKPLNFVFHGGSGSTDAQFHTGIDNGVVKVNLDTDCQWAYLTGIRDYVLNKKDYIMTTVGNPTGPEAPNKKYFDPRVWVREGEKTMTARIAQALAIFRTQNTL